The region GAGGAGGCTGGCCTGCATGAAGTCGATCTGCTGGCGATAGGCGGAGAAGAGGACCTCGTGAGCCCCGGCGTCCGTGGCGGCGATTCGCACGAGCTCCTGGCTGCGGGCCACCGACTCCTCGAGCATCTCGAGCGTGCGGGAGTACGACTGGCGCTGGGGCGCGTGCCAGCCATGGCTGTCCTCCGCGACCATCTGGCGGAGCTCCTGGATCGCCCGTCGATAGCGCGCGGCCGCCCGGGTCAGCTCCTGCTCCGCGGAGGCCAGGAGCCGGCCGTTCGTGGCGCCTCCGCGTGCCCCCGAGAAGGCCCACGGCGGCGCCTCGCGTTCCGGCCGCTCCCCGAGATCCTTTCGATGAAGCACGAGGACGAGCATGCCCGCCGCCGCGACGGCAGACCCGAGGGCGAGCCACCAGCCCCCGCGCCCCCACGAACGGGCTATCTCGCGTCGCTCCGGAGGCACCGCCGCGAGGATGCGCGGCAGGAGCTCTGCGGACGGCTCGTGGGTCGCGAGCCGCCCGGCGAGCTGGGCCAGCTGGCGGAGCTCCCCAGCGGCTCGGTCGCAGCCCGGGCATTCGGCCAGGTGGCGCCGCACGGCCGCGGCCCGACGGGGAGAGAGCTCGCCGTCGAGGAAGGCGCTCAGCCGGCGCTGGATGCGGACGCAGCTCACGGGTCGATCGCTCCGCCGCTCAGCCATGGCGCAAGGAGCTCGCGCATGCGGCTGCGCGCCTTGTGGAGCTGGCTCTTCGAGGTCCCGACGCGGCACCCGAGGATCTCGGCGATCTCTTGGTGGTTCAGCCCTTCGACGTCGTGGAGGATCAGCACCGCGCGGTAGCCGGGGGGAAGCTCGCGCAGAGCCGTCTCCAGACGGTCACGAAGCCATGGGTTCCCCTGGCGGGTCTCCTGCATCGCCGGCGGCTCGACGGGCAGCGCCGCGAGCACCTCTCCCCGCCGTGCGCGACGGGACAGGTGCGTCAAGCACACGTTCATGGCCAGGCGATAGATCCACGTGCCGAGCGCGGCCTCCCCGCGAAAGCTTCCGACGCTCCGGAAGACCCGCACGAAGACCTCCTGGCAGAGCTCCTCCGCCTCCTGCCGCCCGGCCATCCGCACGAGCAGGCTGAAGATGCGTCGATGGTAACGAAGGTAGAGGGTCGAGAGCGATGCGCGGTCCCCGCGAGCGCACGCGGCCACGAGGGCCGCCTCGGAACCCTCGGCGTGCGCGAGCTCCGCGGTCGTCGCCGCCGGGTTGAGGTACGCGGTCTGTCGCACGTCCGTATCCGTTCTGGGCTTCGCTCTCACGCCACCGGCGCAGTTTGACGCGCACCGCGGTGGAAGGGTTGCCTTGCTACCATCCGCGATCCGCCCAGCGCAAGCCGCCTCCCGAGCCGGTGTGAGCCCGCGCACGGCAACCTCGCGCGGCGTGTGCGGATGGGGCATAGCCCGCGGGACGCTGCCGGTGCTAGCATCCGCGCCCCATGCGCGGCGTCGCCGTCGTCTGCTTCTTCCTGTCTGGAGCCAGCGGGCTCATCTTCCAGGTCATCTGGACGCGGCTCTTTTCGCTCGTCTTCGGCGGAACGACTCTCGCCATCAGCACGGTGCTGACCGCCTTCATGGGCGGACTCGCCCTCGGGAGCTTTCTCGCGGGAC is a window of Deltaproteobacteria bacterium DNA encoding:
- a CDS encoding RNA polymerase sigma factor is translated as MRQTAYLNPAATTAELAHAEGSEAALVAACARGDRASLSTLYLRYHRRIFSLLVRMAGRQEAEELCQEVFVRVFRSVGSFRGEAALGTWIYRLAMNVCLTHLSRRARRGEVLAALPVEPPAMQETRQGNPWLRDRLETALRELPPGYRAVLILHDVEGLNHQEIAEILGCRVGTSKSQLHKARSRMRELLAPWLSGGAIDP
- a CDS encoding zf-HC2 domain-containing protein, whose product is MSCVRIQRRLSAFLDGELSPRRAAAVRRHLAECPGCDRAAGELRQLAQLAGRLATHEPSAELLPRILAAVPPERREIARSWGRGGWWLALGSAVAAAGMLVLVLHRKDLGERPEREAPPWAFSGARGGATNGRLLASAEQELTRAAARYRRAIQELRQMVAEDSHGWHAPQRQSYSRTLEMLEESVARSQELVRIAATDAGAHEVLFSAYRQQIDFMQASLLGGAAPSVAASPEPR